In Cucurbita pepo subsp. pepo cultivar mu-cu-16 chromosome LG10, ASM280686v2, whole genome shotgun sequence, the DNA window TTTTAGGGATGACTGAAAAACTGGAACGAGTTTAATCTAATTTCTTATGTGCAAACcttcataatttcttaaatGTTGGTGGTAAGTTCTTGTACATGTTGATTTTGAAGTTCATATTTGGACTGGTATTGTTCTGAGTAGAAATTGATCACCCTGAGTTTGTTGATATGAATGTTTGGGGCTGTAGGTACACATCGTTCTCGGGTCTGTTTCCCCTGTTGTCTAGGAGTACATTTTCATTGGTCAAAGTGGAAGAAATTTCACAGACAATTGACTCCGAGGACTTCACTGTCCAAAACTCCGTCCTGTTTTCCGGCCCTCTGGCCACCACTTCCATTAGTACTAATGCCAAGTTTGAAGTTCGAAGCCCTCAGCGCGTACAGGTAAGCCAGAATTTGTCTTTCACATGGCAGTCTGAACCGTAGGAATAAAATGGATTTTCTTGTCCGTATGCGCATTCTCAACTGTTTGACTTTCCAGATCATGTTTGAAGAAGGTGTCATTGGGACTCCGCAGCTGACGGATTCAATAGTGATACCAGAAAATGTGGAGTTTCTTGGGCAGAAGATTGAGCTTTCAGCATTCAGCGGCATCATATCCTCCATTCAAGACACTGCTTCAAATGTGGTCAAGACAATTTCGAGCCAACCCCCAATCAAGTTCCCAATCTCGAACGCCAAGGCAGAGTCGTGGTTGTTAACTACTTATCTTGATGAAGATGTTCGAATTTCACGAGGAGATGGCGGTAGCGTGTTTGTACTCATCAAGGAAGGCAGTGCTCTCTTATCCCCCTAAAACCCTTAATCTTCTCACTATATTCTGCTGTTCCAAGGTGGAAATGGAGGAGTTCTATGAAGGGTTCATAGGGAactgaattattatttaaagtaGCTGTCTTATTCGTAAATGGTATTGCCTTTTGTTAAGGGCCAGCTTCAATTCGCTATGTCTTCTGTTAAATTGGTAGTGGTCACTTGAGTAACAGAAGTTATTCAATGGTATGAAAAGCTTGTTTGAATTAGTATTTTATGTCCTATTAATTACCGTCTTTTGGGATGGATTTCCAAATTTGCTGCATCAGAAAGACAGAAACCTCCAATAGGCCTGGAGtgttcttaaaatatttcacaaaGAAACTCATTTGTTCATTATTGCATCCCAGAGGTAAGtacttgaaatttatgttCTATAGTTATTGAGTGCTACAATCAACCATAACTtacacattgattggagatgggaacgagtgctatcgaagacgttgggtcccaaaatgggtgaattgtgagatctcacatcgattaaagagaggaacgagtgtaaTCTACCTGATTTTTGCTTTCCTATTGATTATGCCCAACAATCAAGCTGCACTTCCTTCTAACAAGTGGCTAAGAGACCGGAGCGTGACTAGGGAGCAAGAAAAACTCCTATTTTCTCGTTGGGTAAATAAAGGCTTCCTCTTCATCTGCCACGttgatttttccttcttaCTCGTGCAAGTGAACTCTTTCTTGTCAACTTGGACAACTTCTCCCAGCTAAGACGCTGAGCtctgaagggggtgaattgtgagatctcatctcggtgattggagagaagaatgaataattttttataagggagTAGAAACCTCAACTTAATAGACACAttctaaaaactttgaaaCAAAGCCTAAAAGGGCCctgaagaggacaatatgttaCATACTCATTCAGAGCAATTTACCAGTTTGATCATTTGGGACGTGTTCCTTATCGATCCGAAAAGAGACACCTTTCATTACCCACAACGCCATGGACAAAATGGTGCTTTGATTCTTGGCGGTTAAGTtcatcaatgaagccaattGGGTAAAACTCTCTGCTTTTTCAATGAATTACACGAGCCATTCAAGTGGGTTTTGGATTGTTATAATCAATTCATATCGATTTACTTTGATTTTCTCTGTTTTAACGAGAGAACTATAATAAAGGAGCATTATAATCCACCCATTAAAAGACCATTGATAGGCACACACACAATCAGTCCACAACTTTCCATTTTCCCATCAAAATTCTGTACTCTCTCTCAGAGATCTTGCTAACTTGTTTCTGGGAATTTAAAGAAGCAAGACTAAACATGTGAAAAGAACACTGAAATGTTCCTACAAATGGCGTTTACAAGCCAAGAACAAATGGCTACAAACCTCATGGAATACCTCTAAGATGACCCCATGACACTCATCTGAGTTCATGGAGATATAATAGTTCAACAGGCTACGTAGATCCTTTGGCTCCTCAATTCGGTTAGCCAAAATCATTTCCATCATCGAAACTCTAAAGTCCTCTCTGGGGTCATCAGAGCATTTCTCCCTCGCCACCATTACAACAAATTTGGTGTCTTCACATCTCTGTTTCCTTCGTTCTTTACTCTGTTTCATCTCTCGATTTTCCCTTATCATTTGGTCGAGTCTCTCCTGAACCATGGCGTGGGCTATGCTGGAGACCGACGGGAATCTCTCAGACCTGAAGCTTTCTACTTCTTCAGAAGACGAAAAACTCAACCTGCAATTACAACTGCATCCACAGCACAAAGCCCTGAAGGCTCTCTGTTCTTGCTGATGCCGTTGGGTTGAGGCCACTGCTTTCATTCTGGGTGCTTTGAAGGGAATTTGGAGGccaaaataatcatttatGCACAATTGGCAAAGTGGGTCTTGTTTTTTGGATTTAGAATGGTTCAAGTTGCGGTTATTGAAGAGGGAGGGAACAAGAATTGGGGGAAGCAATGATGATGCTTGAGTAGACCTCTAATAATTTGCTTTAGAGGGAATCATGAAACAAGctagcttttttcttttctttgcaAACTGTTCAGTGCATCAATGGCGTCTGGGTGATGTCGATTTTGCCAAGTCTCTTAGTGTCCATTTAAGAATTGATATTGAGATATCCACATTTGTGGCATGGGAGGGATcttttgattattataaaagaGGGGAGATTTCTAAgctttttaaaagaaggttatGGGTTGGCTGGCTTCACATGCCTTCTAACTACCAAGCTTCTAGTAGAGCACTTGATGAATTGTATGAAAAGAACTCTGAGAATGAAGTACAAAAGTGAGGGCGAGTCCCCCGAGATATGAACAGGTGGAATTGGTTCTTCCACAGAAAAGTATGCATAAAAGTGAGTTAATGATCTACTGCGTTTAAGTTGTGCGATGAAGTGTGGAGTGGTGAGAGCTGCGATCCACATAATAAAGAGCATAGAACTAAAGAGGAATGTGGGCGAAATCTGAGCCAGGATTGTATACAGCTGGTGGGAATCTCTTTCCCTAAATGTCGTGTTTTTGGCTCTCATGTTTTACCACATCAACGTGAACCGTTGTGAAGCTCAATCAACACATCAcgtttttttgttataattgTCCTAAACACTAAACAAGCACCACCACAACATATAGATAGTTAACGAAAGTattctcacatcggctaattaatcaagagaaaaatcatgagtttataagtaatgaataCTATTTCAATTGAAACGAGAcattttagagaaaacaaaagcaaagtGACAGGAGCTTATgctcagagtggacaatatcatcaCACTAGTAGTTTATAACATGGTATTAAAAGTCATGcttttaatttagtcatgtcaatagaatcttcaattagtatcgaacaaatggtgtattttgtttgagggTTCAAGAGATAGAgtgtcaagcctcgattaaggggagactctTTGAGAGCTCCGAATAAAGGAGGGGCTCAGAAAAAGCTCTATGGTATACTtggttcgaggggaggattgttaaGGATTATTAAGAGGAGTAATTGAACGTTGGCTAACTAAGAAGAAGACTATAAGTTACGGTATCCCCATTGCGCCAAGTTAAGAAAACTGGGAAGTTTTAACCAACCCTAGCCACGCCCGTCAAGGTCAAGCTACACATTCAGAAACCTGGCTAGGACTAGAAGATTGTCGACTCTCAGGCCCAGCTCTAGAACCATTTTAAATGGGCCTATTATGGGCTTACTTGAGACTTGGGCCGAGAAAGCCGGGCCTCTGCACCTCTGGGAACGCAACCCACAGAATCAAATTCGTTACGGATTTGGTCATGGTACATTAAGAATTAAGTTGGATATTGGGAAGCACACGAAAGTAAAGAGTCCATGTTGAAAGACTGTTTTACCCTTTTTCAGTCGTGTTTCAGTTCGGTATTGGAATGGCCAGTCCGGACAATTCCCTATATTTTAGGCGTTTAACACGAAGTGTTAAAGAGTATCGTAGTCTCTCAGTCTCTCGCCCCCATCAGTTTCCCTAGTGATCGTGCTTGCTCTAGTTACAATGTCGATTTCTTTCATCTCCAACGGTGAAGCCGCCGTCAGATCGAATCTTGCGCCGGTGACTGGACGAGTTTCCTCAGTGTATAGCGAAGTCCAGTCCAGTCGTATCGACCACAATCTGCCTCTGCCTTCTGTTCTCAGAAGTTCCTTTACTATCGTCGATGGACCCCCTAGCTCTGCTGCTGGCAATCCAGGTACTCTTTTCTATTGGATACTCACGGGATCTATGTATATGTCACTGTTGGTTGATCTATGGTGTTTATTCCTTTCGATCTGGAAAtgagttttttcttattcattttcaGCATTTCTAATTGTCTTTTCGTTTTTATTCCACTGAAAGGGGAACAAAAATCATGGAAGCAGTTGCTTAGGTTTTAGAGTTCAAGTTCACTTCGTTCATATTTTTGTGATTGTTTCTGATTTCACAGATCTTACGTGAAATCTCGCGATATAAGTCTTGTATATTCTTCCATAATTCGATTAGGTGCATGAGTCTGGAAGAGGGATTTGAATTTAGGTGTTTCATTGCTTTTATTTACGTTTGTTTTATCCAGACGAGATAGCCAAGCTATTTCCCAATCTTTTCGGCCAGCCGTCGGCAAAATTGGTGCCAGGCGATTCCAACAAAGTTCAACCGGACAAGAAGTTGAAGATTGGTGTCGTGTTGTCTGGAGGCCAGGCCCCCGGAGGACATAATGTGATTTCTGGAATTTTtggtaattattatttttcatttaacgAATTAATTCCGATAAATACGCGTCAATCTACTTCGAACTATATGTCATTTATTCTTTGGGTTTTAGTGATTTTAAATCTGTTTTGGCGATAGATTACTTGCAGGATCACGTCAAAGGCAGTGTATTGTATGGCTTTAGGGGTGGCCCTGCCGGGATTATGAAATGTAAATATGTGGAACTGACTTCCGAATATATTTATCCATACAGAAATCAGGTAAACTTTTACAGATCTTCACAACtgtaaacttttaaatactTCTAATGGCGTTGACATCTAGTGGATTTCTATACTCTAACGTACTTGCTAAATTTAAACTTGGTCATCATATGCCATGTGTTACTATGTAAAACTATGAGTTAGCTGATGCATGGGCATAATTAATGATGATTATTGGTAAAGAGAAAAGGGATTATTTGTgtcaaaatcaattaataatgttttctttgtgttcGAGTTCTTTTCAGGGTGGgtttgatatgatatgtagTGGGAGGGACAAGATTGAAACTCCTGAGCAGGTGAGCCTCTCTTTTGCCTCTCAAGAGTGCGACATTATGTCAAAGTGACTTGGATTTGTTAGGATAGATATATGAACTTAGTTGAGTGGTCTTCATTTTTCAGTTCAAACAAGCTGAAGAAACAGCAAAAAAGCTTGATTTGGATGGGATTGTTGTGATCGGTGGAGATGATTCGAATACAAATGCCTGCCTTCTTGCTGAAAACTTCAGGTGTGAAAGAAGATAATGAATCGGGAGTTTGTCTCCTTAAAAACAGCATTGGCGGACTGCTCTATTCgacaaaa includes these proteins:
- the LOC111803720 gene encoding probable transcription repressor OFP9; translation: MKAVASTQRHQQEQRAFRALCCGCSCNCRLSFSSSEEVESFRSERFPSVSSIAHAMVQERLDQMIRENREMKQSKERRKQRCEDTKFVVMVAREKCSDDPREDFRVSMMEMILANRIEEPKDLRSLLNYYISMNSDECHGVILEVFHEKQVSKISEREYRILMGKWKVVD
- the LOC111803965 gene encoding chromoplast-specific carotenoid-associated protein, chromoplastic-like, with the protein product MAFVSQFSQLPCRTLSLNPPQTQLISKPLIFPIGPIVAGARAAAGKLAISARPAFKVRAVENDDVWGEEKKGPYADGPAVAVAEEEEKPLEQSEIYKLKKALVDSFYGTDRGLRVNSETRAEILELIAQLEAKNPTPAPTEALSLLNGKWILAYTSFSGLFPLLSRSTFSLVKVEEISQTIDSEDFTVQNSVLFSGPLATTSISTNAKFEVRSPQRVQIMFEEGVIGTPQLTDSIVIPENVEFLGQKIELSAFSGIISSIQDTASNVVKTISSQPPIKFPISNAKAESWLLTTYLDEDVRISRGDGGSVFVLIKEGSALLSP